The window GATCTCCTGCCAGGAAAGCTCTTTCAGGTGCTCCGCGAGGCCCGAGAATCCCTCGGTATAAGTCTCGATAAAACTGCTATTGACCGTCCCCTGCTCCACCATCACCTTCATGGCGCCCTGGAGGAATGCGATGTCACCGCCCACGCGCACCTGGAAGAAGTCGTCCATCAGTTTGGTGCCGAAGAGGGCGCTCGAAACCACCGACGGCACCCAGTAGCGCTCCAGGCCGGGCTCGCGGTAGGGGTTCACGACCACGATGCGGGTGCCCGCCTTCTTGGCGTAGTGCATGTATTTGGTGGTGACCGGCTGGTTGTTAGCCAGGTCGGTGCCGAACAGGACCAGCAGCTCGGTGCCGATGAAGTCGGAGAGCGAGCAGGTGGGCGCGCCCACCCCCAGGGTCTGCTTCAGTCCGTAGACGCTGGCGGCGTGGCAGAGGCGCGCGCAAAGATCCACGTTGTTGGTGCCCAGCATCCGGGCCAGCTTCTGGAAGGTGTAGTAGGCCTCGTTGGTCAGGCCTCGCGAGGTGGCGAAAAAGCCCAGGCGGTCGGGAGCGACTCCTTTCAGCTCTCCCCGGATCAAACCCATCGCCTGTTCCCAGGAGATGCGGGTGAAGCCGCGGTCGCCCCGGCGCAGGATCATGGGATAGGGGATGCGGCCGAGGTTATGCAGCTCCTCGTTGGACAGGGCTCGCAGCCGGGCAACGTCGGAGAAGCGCGCGTCGGCGGTGGCCGGCATGGTGTTCAGCCGCAGCAGGTTGAGACGGCTCATGCACAGGTGGACACCGGAGATGACGTTGTCCTTCAGGCCGTAGGGACCGAGCGAGCAGCCGTCGCAGACGCCGTGGTTCAGTACGCGCCAGGCGTACCCGAGGTTGTCGCGATTCTGCCAGGCGACGCGCGCCATGTCGCGGAAGTGGTGCGGCTTGTCGCGCCCCAGGCCGAAGGGGACCAGATCACGGAGTGCCACGGGCGGAAGTCTAAATCAAGCCGGTTTAAAAAGCAGTTGGGGCGTTGCTCGCCCGCGGCAACAACGCACAAGCCACAGCATCCTTCGGGGAGGACTGTTCTGTTGCTCTACAATCGGAGGGGAGCTCGAACCGCCATGGACTTCATCGAGCATCTCCGCCGGCTTTTCGCCTATGACGACTGGGCCAACCGCGAAACCCTCCGCCTCCTGAGGGCGGCGGAACCTCCTCCCGCCCGCTCGCAGAAGCTGCTGGCCCACATCCTTGCCGCGGAACTTCTGTGGCGGGGGCGCCTGGTCGAGGACGACGAACCCGTGGTGGTCTGGCCCGAGCTAAGCCTGGAAGGGTGTGAAGCCAGGCTGGGCCAGCTGTCCGGGCTTTGGCAGAGCTACCTCGGTGCTCTGGACGGCCGCCAGCTCTCCCACCGCGTGGCCTACGTCAACTCCAAGGGCGAACCGTGGGAGAGCGCGGTCGAGGACGTCCTGCTGCACGTGGTGATGCACTCCGCCTACCATCGCGGACAAATCGCCAGCGACATGCGCAATGCGGGGCACACGCCCGCCTACACGGATTTCATTCATTGCGTCCGGCAGGGATTGGTGAAGTGAGGGACTTCCGGGGGCGCTCTAGCTGCGCGCCCGGTGGCAGTGGGTGAAGTCCACTTCCCGCCCGTCGCGGGTGACGTAGATGCGCTCCACGCGATGCTCGCGCATGGGGGTGAAGGCCTCCCGGCCCTCATTGCGGAAGCTGTAGGTCTCGAAGCGGTGGACGTCGGACCAGAGGACCACGGAGTCGGCGCTGCCGTGGCGCGCGCTGGCGCCGCAGGTGGCGCAGCGGGTCACAATCGGCCCCGGCGAGG of the Terriglobales bacterium genome contains:
- a CDS encoding DinB family protein, which gives rise to MDFIEHLRRLFAYDDWANRETLRLLRAAEPPPARSQKLLAHILAAELLWRGRLVEDDEPVVVWPELSLEGCEARLGQLSGLWQSYLGALDGRQLSHRVAYVNSKGEPWESAVEDVLLHVVMHSAYHRGQIASDMRNAGHTPAYTDFIHCVRQGLVK